A region of Candidatus Megaera polyxenophila DNA encodes the following proteins:
- a CDS encoding 30S ribosomal protein S18 encodes MSYENNTDNLDYDSRSGADKNNSKMFFRKRKGCPLCSDGSPEIDYKDPELLGKFISEGGRMLPSRITNVCSKHQRNIKKSIRHSRIIALLPFVFQGK; translated from the coding sequence ATGTCTTACGAAAATAATACGGATAACTTGGATTACGATTCAAGATCAGGTGCAGATAAGAATAATTCGAAAATGTTTTTCAGAAAACGTAAAGGGTGTCCTTTATGCTCAGATGGATCACCAGAAATAGATTATAAAGACCCTGAACTTCTTGGAAAATTTATTTCAGAAGGAGGAAGAATGTTACCGAGTAGAATTACAAATGTGTGTTCTAAACATCAACGTAACATAAAAAAATCCATAAGACATAGCCGTATTATTGCTTTATTACCTTTTGTATTCCAAGGCAAATAA
- a CDS encoding preprotein translocase subunit YajC: MFINDVYAQESLTKATSSDTVTLQDSDALPKAPESIGNSWTSLVPMVLIFAVFYFLLIRPQEKRRRAQQDLVSGVKKGEEVLTNSGIIGIVSKINDSDNTVHISIAKDVEIKMLKTSISDILSRPKKEEAKDNKSLAKKKDADKLSNK, from the coding sequence ATGTTTATTAATGACGTTTACGCACAAGAAAGTTTAACGAAGGCTACTTCCTCAGATACTGTTACTTTGCAGGATAGTGACGCTCTACCAAAAGCTCCTGAATCTATAGGGAATAGCTGGACTAGCCTTGTGCCGATGGTTTTGATTTTTGCTGTGTTTTACTTTTTATTGATTCGTCCACAAGAAAAACGCCGCCGCGCCCAACAAGATCTAGTGTCTGGTGTCAAAAAGGGAGAAGAAGTATTAACAAATTCTGGCATTATTGGTATTGTTAGTAAGATTAATGATAGTGACAATACGGTACATATATCAATTGCTAAAGATGTTGAGATCAAAATGTTGAAAACCTCTATTTCTGATATATTAAGCCGGCCAAAAAAAGAAGAGGCAAAAGATAATAAATCTTTGGCCAAGAAAAAAGATGCAGATAAATTAAGCAATAAATGA
- a CDS encoding multidrug resistance protein translates to MLQQNLKSSAVIKRLLVNHVKPYKSEIFIAIFFMVVVATCSAAVVWLTKPAIDKILVARNMRMLVIIPLLMLGVYVIKGIAEYYQGYLIKYVGQKILTDMQIQMYEHLLYADLAYVQSQSSGRLISRFTNDIILMRGAVSNMLVGCAKYFLSVVFLIIIMFSLEPFLSMFVFLAFPIAIYPVQKLGRKMRRITGDAQEELSNYTARLDETFQSIKIIKSFCAEKIESVRAKEITTKILTFYKKSAMLDSLTSPVMEFLCGLAIACVLWYGGFQVISGDMTIGELFTFIAAFVSAYRPFKSLVSLNVNLQEGLAAANRIFNILDTKPLIQDNANALKPDFGCPEIFFEKITLNFEEKEAIKLVNLKIEKAKTYAIVGKSGSGKTSLANLLVRFYDPTEGRVLINSNDIKDISVTHLRNQIAMVSQDTILVDASIAENIAYGNLAATRQEIIDAAKHADADEFISKLVDGYDTVIGIGGCTLSGGQKQRLAIARAFLKNSPIMLFDEATSALDPESEQSIVHSFTNLRKGKTTLIITHRLASIRDVDKIIVMKNGEIEEQGTHEELINLKSEYYKLHNKQLKEKAKTV, encoded by the coding sequence ATGTTGCAGCAAAATCTTAAATCATCAGCGGTAATAAAAAGACTTTTGGTTAACCATGTTAAACCTTATAAATCTGAAATATTTATCGCTATTTTTTTCATGGTTGTAGTAGCTACGTGCTCTGCGGCAGTGGTTTGGTTAACTAAACCGGCAATTGATAAAATATTAGTTGCTCGCAATATGCGCATGCTTGTTATCATCCCGCTTTTAATGCTTGGAGTATATGTAATAAAGGGCATAGCTGAGTATTATCAGGGTTATCTAATAAAATATGTCGGTCAGAAGATATTGACTGACATGCAAATACAAATGTATGAACATCTATTATATGCTGATCTTGCCTATGTTCAATCTCAATCTTCCGGGCGGCTTATTTCGCGTTTTACTAATGATATAATATTAATGCGTGGTGCTGTTTCGAATATGCTTGTCGGTTGTGCTAAATACTTTCTTTCAGTCGTGTTTCTGATTATCATAATGTTTAGCTTAGAACCATTTTTATCTATGTTTGTTTTTCTAGCTTTCCCAATTGCAATTTATCCTGTTCAAAAACTTGGAAGGAAAATGCGCCGGATAACAGGAGATGCTCAGGAAGAACTAAGTAATTATACTGCCAGACTAGATGAAACATTTCAATCCATAAAAATAATCAAATCTTTTTGCGCAGAGAAAATAGAATCTGTTAGAGCTAAAGAGATAACTACAAAAATTTTAACTTTTTATAAAAAGTCTGCGATGCTTGATTCTTTAACTTCTCCGGTTATGGAGTTTTTATGTGGTTTAGCTATTGCGTGTGTGCTTTGGTATGGCGGTTTTCAGGTGATATCTGGTGATATGACAATTGGTGAATTATTTACTTTTATTGCTGCTTTTGTCTCTGCTTATAGACCGTTTAAAAGTTTAGTATCACTTAATGTAAATTTACAGGAAGGACTTGCTGCGGCAAATAGAATATTTAATATTCTTGATACCAAACCATTAATTCAAGATAATGCCAATGCCTTAAAACCTGATTTTGGGTGTCCGGAGATTTTTTTTGAAAAGATTACATTAAATTTTGAAGAAAAAGAAGCTATAAAACTTGTCAATCTCAAAATAGAAAAAGCAAAAACTTATGCGATTGTTGGTAAATCTGGTAGCGGTAAAACTTCCCTGGCCAATTTATTGGTACGTTTTTATGACCCAACGGAAGGTAGAGTTTTAATAAATTCAAATGATATAAAAGATATTTCAGTTACCCATTTGCGAAATCAAATAGCCATGGTTTCGCAAGATACTATATTAGTTGATGCTAGTATTGCAGAAAATATAGCTTATGGCAATTTAGCGGCCACTCGTCAAGAAATCATCGATGCTGCTAAGCATGCAGATGCAGATGAATTTATCAGTAAGCTAGTTGACGGCTATGATACTGTAATAGGTATAGGTGGATGTACTTTATCTGGTGGACAAAAACAACGACTTGCCATAGCCAGGGCATTTTTAAAAAATTCACCAATTATGCTATTTGATGAAGCAACAAGTGCTCTTGATCCAGAGTCTGAACAGTCGATAGTACATTCCTTTACTAATCTACGCAAAGGAAAAACTACTTTGATTATTACTCATAGACTTGCAAGTATTAGGGATGTAGACAAAATTATCGTCATGAAAAATGGCGAAATAGAAGAACAAGGTACACATGAAGAACTGATTAACTTAAAAAGCGAGTATTACAAATTGCATAATAAGCAATTGAAAGAAAAGGCTAAAACTGTATAA
- a CDS encoding transcriptional regulator, with translation MSDKLPPKILVIEHDDQMNAILCNTIERYWFDVTRARNSEAALRLAYVNTPNAVIISSRLQDVSAIEMAGRLKKIEGLQRLPIIFLVNQGESVQHYNINGDNSHKILFRPFTPNELMITVKSLLRKSNPVFQNKFVKNKNITMDLAVYKVFHGQKQVHFGPTEFKLLQLFITNPDNVYSRRQIIDYVWGVDKEISFRTVDVHINRIRKMMNLNDGNQVIRTIRGAGYCLE, from the coding sequence GTGTCAGATAAATTACCACCTAAAATTCTAGTTATAGAACATGATGATCAAATGAACGCTATTTTATGCAATACTATAGAGAGGTATTGGTTTGATGTAACAAGAGCCAGAAATTCAGAAGCAGCTCTAAGATTGGCATATGTAAATACGCCAAATGCCGTTATAATTAGTTCTAGACTACAGGATGTTTCAGCAATTGAAATGGCTGGTCGGTTAAAAAAAATAGAAGGCTTGCAAAGACTGCCAATAATTTTTTTGGTTAATCAAGGAGAATCGGTCCAGCATTATAATATCAATGGTGATAATTCTCATAAAATTTTATTTAGGCCCTTCACCCCCAATGAGCTTATGATTACTGTTAAATCTCTCCTTAGAAAATCTAATCCTGTATTTCAAAATAAATTTGTTAAAAATAAAAATATTACCATGGATTTAGCTGTTTATAAAGTTTTTCACGGTCAAAAACAGGTCCATTTTGGACCTACTGAGTTTAAGCTGTTGCAGCTGTTTATAACAAATCCAGATAATGTTTATTCCCGTAGACAAATAATTGATTATGTATGGGGCGTAGATAAAGAGATATCTTTTAGAACTGTTGATGTGCATATTAACCGTATTAGAAAAATGATGAATTTAAATGATGGTAATCAAGTAATTAGAACTATAAGAGGAGCTGGTTATTGTCTGGAGTAG
- a CDS encoding preprotein translocase subunit SecD translates to MKSISTWKIALTFLLIIIATLYVIPNFTEKKYNWLPGDKVNLGLDLRGGSHLLLDVDFESYLDGVGQSIADSLKKYLRQEKVGYKTLVIDKANINFEIKSVDDFTEVKKIVKKIDPNLDVGINGNIVIIGYDEYQVNQLQDKVIDQSIEIVRMRVDNTGTKEPIIQRQGVRNILLQVPGEDDPAKLKNLLGKTAKLTFHLVDETANIEKAIHGHIPSGSMVVKSDESGKQELIIIKKKVIVSGDELNNAFVSFNKDSMPAVSFSFNHIGAKKFAEVTSKNRGKRLAIVLDGKILSTPIINEPILGGDGIISGNFTIDSASELALLLRAGALPTQLKVVEERTIGPNLGADSIESGKVAALAGFLLVVGFMALSYGILGIFANITLVIDLFFILALLSMLQATLTLPGIAGIILTIGMAVDANVLIYERIREEVAKGCSNLYAVKVGFESAFATIMDSNITTLIAAFLLYTFGVGATKGFAVTLTIGIISSMYGALIITKLMIDLWLKYSKPKSLGLA, encoded by the coding sequence ATGAAAAGCATATCTACTTGGAAAATAGCATTAACCTTCTTACTTATCATTATTGCCACTCTCTATGTAATACCGAATTTTACTGAAAAAAAATATAATTGGTTACCCGGGGATAAGGTAAATTTAGGCCTAGACTTACGTGGAGGATCTCATTTGTTGCTTGATGTTGACTTTGAAAGTTATTTAGATGGTGTCGGTCAATCAATTGCCGATAGTTTAAAGAAATATTTACGCCAGGAAAAAGTTGGGTACAAGACCCTAGTAATTGATAAAGCCAATATAAATTTTGAGATAAAATCAGTAGATGATTTTACAGAGGTAAAAAAAATTGTTAAGAAGATCGATCCAAATCTTGATGTGGGTATTAACGGTAATATAGTAATAATTGGTTATGACGAATATCAAGTAAATCAATTGCAAGACAAGGTTATTGACCAGTCTATTGAAATTGTTAGAATGCGTGTTGATAACACTGGAACCAAAGAACCTATAATTCAGAGACAAGGGGTTAGAAATATTTTACTGCAAGTTCCTGGAGAAGATGACCCCGCAAAACTGAAAAATTTATTAGGGAAGACTGCCAAACTTACTTTTCACCTAGTCGATGAAACGGCAAATATTGAAAAAGCCATACATGGTCATATTCCGAGCGGATCAATGGTGGTTAAGTCTGATGAGAGCGGTAAGCAGGAGCTAATTATAATCAAAAAGAAAGTTATTGTTAGTGGAGATGAGTTAAATAATGCTTTTGTTTCTTTTAATAAGGACTCAATGCCTGCTGTAAGCTTTTCATTTAACCATATTGGCGCAAAGAAGTTTGCTGAAGTAACCAGTAAAAATCGGGGCAAGAGATTAGCTATTGTTTTGGATGGAAAAATTCTTAGTACTCCGATAATTAATGAACCAATTTTAGGAGGTGACGGTATTATTTCTGGTAATTTTACGATTGATTCTGCTTCTGAACTTGCGCTCCTACTTAGAGCAGGCGCACTTCCCACTCAATTAAAAGTAGTAGAAGAGAGAACAATAGGTCCGAATTTAGGCGCAGATTCTATTGAATCAGGGAAAGTAGCTGCTTTAGCTGGATTTTTATTGGTGGTAGGTTTTATGGCTCTTTCTTATGGCATTCTTGGAATTTTTGCTAATATTACCCTTGTAATAGATTTATTTTTTATCCTAGCATTACTTTCAATGTTACAGGCAACACTAACTCTACCTGGTATTGCGGGGATTATTTTAACAATAGGCATGGCAGTTGATGCAAATGTGCTGATTTACGAGAGAATTAGGGAAGAAGTGGCCAAGGGCTGTTCTAATTTATATGCTGTAAAAGTTGGTTTTGAATCAGCGTTTGCAACAATTATGGATTCAAATATTACTACATTAATTGCTGCTTTTTTATTATATACATTTGGGGTTGGAGCAACTAAAGGTTTTGCAGTGACTTTAACCATTGGAATTATTTCTTCAATGTACGGCGCATTAATCATCACAAAACTGATGATAGACCTGTGGCTTAAATATAGTAAACCAAAAAGCCTGGGGTTAGCGTAA
- a CDS encoding 50S ribosomal protein L9 — MQVILIKPVRKLGKVGEIVNVKNGYGRNFLVPQGMAIRATKENLGKFAALQRKLEEKNTEEKLKMEAAAKALDGKHLTFVTQSGADGRLFGSISLKLIASALSELSEYKLNYSNIILDEPIKVNGVFKVQVMLHPEIFASVLVVVAKSESEAQDALSEYKEGGKKKSDDEKEQELDLIEKN, encoded by the coding sequence ATGCAAGTCATTTTAATAAAACCAGTTAGAAAACTAGGAAAAGTCGGTGAAATAGTTAATGTAAAAAACGGTTATGGCCGGAATTTTTTAGTTCCTCAAGGCATGGCAATAAGGGCAACAAAAGAAAATTTAGGTAAATTTGCTGCTCTTCAACGGAAACTTGAAGAAAAAAACACTGAAGAAAAATTAAAAATGGAAGCCGCCGCAAAAGCGTTAGATGGTAAACATTTAACTTTTGTCACCCAATCCGGAGCAGACGGTAGACTGTTTGGGTCTATTTCTTTAAAATTAATAGCTTCTGCCCTTTCTGAGCTTAGTGAATATAAACTTAATTATTCAAACATAATCCTTGATGAACCTATAAAGGTTAATGGTGTCTTTAAGGTTCAGGTGATGTTACACCCTGAAATTTTTGCATCCGTGTTAGTAGTTGTAGCAAAATCAGAATCAGAAGCCCAAGATGCCCTAAGTGAATACAAAGAAGGCGGGAAGAAAAAATCTGATGATGAAAAAGAACAAGAATTAGATCTAATTGAAAAAAATTAG
- a CDS encoding 30S ribosomal protein S6: MAFYESIIVIRQDVSSSDVDKIADDFIKIIKDHNGNVLKTEYWGLRTLAYEIKNNKKGHYYFMGIEADNILVKELGRKIKLSESVIRSSLVKAKEISKEPSPILRTKSLELEETVDVTITQQ; encoded by the coding sequence ATGGCTTTTTATGAATCAATTATCGTCATTCGTCAGGACGTTTCGTCTTCAGATGTTGATAAAATAGCCGACGATTTCATTAAGATTATCAAAGACCATAACGGTAATGTTCTTAAAACCGAATATTGGGGTTTAAGAACCCTTGCTTATGAAATTAAAAATAATAAAAAGGGTCATTATTATTTCATGGGGATAGAAGCTGATAATATTCTGGTAAAAGAACTTGGAAGAAAAATTAAATTAAGCGAAAGTGTCATCAGATCTTCTCTTGTTAAAGCAAAAGAAATAAGTAAAGAACCTTCACCAATTTTAAGAACAAAATCACTAGAACTTGAGGAAACAGTTGATGTTACTATAACTCAACAATAA